The following proteins are co-located in the Myxococcus fulvus genome:
- a CDS encoding NAD(P)/FAD-dependent oxidoreductase: MPHVVILGGGFAGLRAAQQLAKAPVRLTLVDRHNHHLFQPLLYQVATATLSPSEIAAPLRALLGPQGVAVVLADVTGVDTAGKRVLLSDGELKYDYLVIATGATHSYFGNDQWARHAPGLKSIEDAVEIRRRVLLAYELAERETDPRMRKALLNFVIIGAGPTGVEMAGSLAEISRKSLSGDFKNIDPRDARIILIEGLGKVLPVYPDDLTDKARRTLEKLGVEVRTGARVTNIDETGVYIGTEFIAARTVIWAAGVAASPVARSLGVPLDRAGRVHVTPQLTVPGLEDVFVVGDLASINQEDGTPVPGLAPAAMQEGKHAASNILRRLRGEPMVPFKYWDRGSYAVIGRGHAVGIAFRRFKQTGFPAWGAWLFIHLMFLIGFRSKLAVMLNWAYSYLTFGKSARIITGPAPRLDQLTLVASSPDGKGAPTDDTEGASRLVSSSNELAPPSPH; the protein is encoded by the coding sequence ATGCCCCATGTGGTCATCCTCGGCGGCGGGTTCGCCGGGCTTCGGGCCGCGCAGCAGCTCGCCAAGGCGCCGGTCCGTCTCACCCTGGTGGACCGGCACAACCACCACCTCTTCCAGCCGCTGCTGTACCAGGTGGCCACGGCGACGCTGAGCCCCAGCGAGATTGCCGCGCCGCTGCGGGCCCTGCTCGGACCCCAGGGCGTCGCGGTGGTGCTGGCGGACGTGACGGGCGTCGACACCGCGGGGAAGCGGGTGCTGCTCTCGGATGGAGAGCTGAAGTACGACTACCTCGTCATCGCGACGGGGGCGACACACTCGTACTTCGGCAATGACCAGTGGGCGCGCCATGCCCCGGGTCTGAAGTCCATCGAGGACGCGGTGGAGATTCGACGTCGGGTCCTGCTGGCGTACGAGCTGGCCGAGCGTGAGACGGACCCTCGCATGCGCAAGGCCCTGCTCAACTTCGTCATCATCGGCGCGGGACCCACGGGCGTGGAGATGGCGGGCTCGCTGGCGGAAATCAGCCGCAAGTCCCTGTCGGGTGACTTCAAGAACATCGACCCGCGGGATGCGCGCATCATCCTCATCGAGGGCCTGGGCAAGGTCCTGCCCGTCTATCCGGACGACCTGACGGACAAGGCGCGGCGCACGCTGGAGAAGCTCGGCGTGGAGGTCCGCACGGGTGCCCGGGTGACGAACATCGACGAGACGGGCGTCTACATCGGCACGGAGTTCATCGCGGCCCGCACCGTGATTTGGGCCGCCGGTGTCGCCGCCTCGCCGGTGGCACGCTCGCTCGGCGTTCCGCTGGACCGCGCGGGGCGGGTACACGTGACGCCCCAGTTGACCGTCCCTGGTCTCGAGGACGTCTTCGTCGTGGGCGATCTGGCCTCGATCAACCAGGAGGACGGCACGCCCGTGCCGGGGCTCGCGCCCGCCGCGATGCAGGAGGGCAAGCACGCTGCGTCCAACATCCTTCGCCGCCTGCGCGGGGAGCCCATGGTGCCCTTCAAGTACTGGGACAGGGGCTCCTACGCGGTGATTGGCCGAGGCCACGCGGTGGGCATCGCCTTCCGGCGCTTCAAACAGACAGGGTTTCCCGCGTGGGGCGCCTGGCTGTTCATCCACCTGATGTTCCTCATCGGCTTCAGGAGCAAGCTGGCGGTGATGCTCAACTGGGCCTACTCCTATCTGACCTTCGGCAAGTCGGCCCGAATCATCACCGGCCCCGCGCCCAGGTTGGATCAGCTCACGCTCGTGGCCTCGTCGCCGGACGGGAAGGGGGCTCCCACGGATGACACGGAGGGCGCGTCGCGCCTCGTCTCTTCCTCGAATGAGCTGGCTCCGCCGTCCCCCCACTGA